One Kineococcus radiotolerans SRS30216 = ATCC BAA-149 DNA window includes the following coding sequences:
- a CDS encoding CAP domain-containing protein gives MKNLRARLVAPLLAALVAVPCGGVAEVVTALPAAAAAQVLTPVVPVATQQQQILDGLNRERAKIGAPAVSLDPTLGAVAQDWAAVLGQGDGMKHNPNLATLLSDFPRWGEIVATADMGNPDTRGLENGDLAVDTWMKSDPHRAVLQDRTYSSVGIGMVYTTLQSGGRTVWRSYWVANFGSPRRTPLVTANPDGSRSYAGVPVKGAILQSYTATGANTGFLGLPVAREIGPLRGGGYAQAFAGGSVYWSPATGAQVVRGALRERWGSMGYENSWLGYPTGAEFAVRGGFAQRFQGGVAYWSPATGAHALGGALLDAYGAAGWENGFLGFPTSTATGLPGGSYARFQGGSLYSSGAGTHAVTGAVRDAWAAQGWETGTLGFPASGAFAGLPAGGSGQRFTGGSIYSSPASGTHAVPLAVRDAWGARGWEGGVLGYPVSGPRAVPGGVQQDFQGGTVTVRSGTAAVTLHALVRGTRAR, from the coding sequence GTGAAGAACCTCCGCGCCCGACTGGTGGCCCCGCTCCTCGCCGCGCTCGTCGCCGTCCCCTGCGGGGGCGTCGCCGAGGTGGTGACGGCCCTGCCCGCCGCCGCGGCCGCGCAGGTCCTCACCCCCGTCGTCCCGGTCGCCACCCAGCAGCAGCAGATCCTCGACGGCCTCAACCGCGAGCGCGCGAAGATCGGCGCGCCCGCGGTGAGCCTGGACCCGACCCTGGGCGCCGTCGCGCAGGACTGGGCCGCGGTCCTCGGCCAGGGCGACGGCATGAAGCACAACCCGAACCTCGCCACGCTGCTGTCGGACTTCCCGCGCTGGGGCGAGATCGTGGCCACCGCCGACATGGGCAACCCCGACACCCGCGGCCTGGAGAACGGCGACCTCGCCGTCGACACCTGGATGAAGTCCGACCCCCACCGCGCCGTCCTGCAGGACCGCACCTACAGCAGCGTCGGCATCGGGATGGTCTACACCACCCTGCAGTCGGGCGGGCGCACCGTCTGGCGCTCCTACTGGGTCGCGAACTTCGGCTCCCCCCGCCGCACCCCGCTGGTGACGGCGAACCCCGACGGTTCCCGCAGCTACGCCGGCGTCCCCGTCAAGGGCGCGATCCTGCAGTCCTACACCGCGACCGGGGCCAACACCGGTTTCCTGGGCCTGCCGGTGGCGCGCGAGATCGGGCCGCTGCGCGGGGGCGGGTACGCCCAGGCCTTCGCGGGCGGGTCGGTCTACTGGAGCCCCGCGACCGGGGCCCAGGTCGTGCGCGGCGCGCTGCGCGAGCGCTGGGGCTCGATGGGGTACGAGAACTCCTGGCTGGGTTACCCGACCGGGGCCGAGTTCGCGGTCCGCGGCGGTTTCGCCCAGCGCTTCCAGGGCGGGGTCGCCTACTGGTCGCCGGCCACCGGCGCGCACGCCCTCGGCGGCGCCCTGCTCGACGCCTACGGCGCCGCGGGCTGGGAGAACGGGTTCCTCGGGTTCCCGACCTCGACGGCGACCGGGCTGCCCGGCGGTTCCTACGCCCGCTTCCAGGGCGGTTCGCTCTACTCCAGCGGCGCCGGCACCCACGCCGTCACCGGCGCCGTCCGCGACGCCTGGGCCGCGCAGGGCTGGGAGACGGGGACCCTCGGGTTCCCCGCCTCGGGCGCCTTCGCCGGGTTGCCCGCCGGCGGGTCCGGCCAGCGCTTCACGGGCGGGTCGATCTACTCCAGCCCCGCCTCGGGCACGCACGCCGTCCCGCTCGCCGTCCGCGACGCCTGGGGCGCGCGCGGCTGGGAGGGCGGCGTCCTGGGGTACCCCGTCTCCGGACCCCGCGCGGTGCCCGGCGGGGTCCAGCAGGACTTCCAGGGCGGGACGGTCACCGTGCGCTCCGGGACGGCGGCCGTGACGCTGCACGCGCTGGTGCGGGGCACCCGCGCCCGCTAG
- a CDS encoding glycoside hydrolase family 2 protein → MPQDPTTAGAGGGVPRPEHPRPSVVRADWINLNGTWGFEVDPGDSGLERGVRDRPLAGSITVPFAPESELSGIGDTDFLPAVWYRREVAIPEDWAGRRTLLHFGAVDHDATVWVDGEEVVRHRGGFTPFTADLGHRRGTVTVVVRARDDHRGPQARGKQSTRYDNYECLYTRTTGIWQTVWAEPVPDVSLGRPRITPDVAGSTFHLEQPLRRSGTGAVGDRAGWTLTASVRDAAGEVVTATVRADLDLSPRLVLPVPADRVRLWEPADPHLYDVTVTLADASGAVVDTVETYAGLRSVSIDGKAVLLNGRPVFQRLVLDQGYYPDGLMTAPTDAALVADIELSLAAGFNGARLHQKVFEERFLFHADRLGYLVWGEFGDWGAAEEGSSHRGEYQQPTPNFVSQWLEALERDYSHPSIVGWCGLNETHQPLTDRGQVLDDATRAMFLAAKAMDTSRPVLDASGYSHRVLESDVWDSHNYTQDPAEFAREMAGLAQGRPDTNFAHGTTTVISLPYQGQPWFCSEFGGIWWRPDTAASDPDVDRGAESSWGYGEPPRSEEEFHHRFEGLTGVLLDDPLMFGYCYTQLTDVFQEQNGIYSFDRSVKLDVERVRAAQQRPAAIERT, encoded by the coding sequence GTGCCCCAAGACCCGACCACCGCCGGAGCCGGCGGGGGAGTGCCGCGCCCGGAGCACCCCCGGCCCTCGGTGGTGCGCGCCGACTGGATCAACCTCAACGGCACCTGGGGGTTCGAGGTGGACCCGGGCGACTCCGGCCTGGAGCGCGGCGTGCGCGACCGCCCGCTGGCGGGGTCCATCACCGTGCCCTTCGCCCCCGAGTCCGAGCTGTCCGGCATCGGGGACACCGACTTCCTGCCCGCGGTCTGGTACCGCCGCGAGGTCGCCATCCCCGAGGACTGGGCCGGGCGCCGGACGCTGCTGCACTTCGGCGCCGTCGACCACGACGCCACCGTGTGGGTCGACGGGGAGGAGGTCGTGCGCCACCGCGGCGGGTTCACCCCCTTCACCGCCGACCTCGGCCACCGCCGCGGCACCGTCACCGTCGTCGTCCGCGCCCGCGACGACCACCGCGGCCCGCAGGCGCGCGGCAAGCAGTCCACCCGCTACGACAACTACGAGTGCCTCTACACCCGCACCACCGGCATCTGGCAGACCGTCTGGGCCGAACCCGTCCCCGACGTCTCGCTGGGCCGCCCGCGGATCACCCCCGACGTCGCCGGCTCCACCTTCCACCTGGAGCAGCCCCTGCGGCGCAGCGGGACCGGCGCCGTCGGCGACCGGGCGGGCTGGACGCTCACGGCCTCGGTCCGCGACGCCGCCGGGGAGGTCGTCACCGCGACCGTGCGCGCCGACCTCGACCTCTCCCCGCGCCTGGTCCTGCCCGTCCCCGCCGACCGGGTCCGGCTCTGGGAGCCCGCCGACCCGCACCTGTACGACGTCACCGTGACCCTCGCCGACGCCTCCGGCGCCGTCGTCGACACGGTGGAGACCTACGCGGGCCTGCGCTCGGTGAGCATCGACGGCAAGGCCGTCCTGCTCAACGGCCGCCCGGTCTTCCAGCGGCTGGTGCTGGACCAGGGCTACTACCCCGACGGGCTGATGACCGCGCCCACCGACGCCGCGCTGGTGGCGGACATCGAACTGTCCCTGGCGGCCGGCTTCAACGGCGCCCGGCTGCACCAGAAGGTCTTCGAGGAGCGCTTCCTCTTCCACGCCGATCGCCTCGGCTACCTGGTGTGGGGCGAGTTCGGGGACTGGGGCGCGGCCGAGGAGGGCTCCAGCCACCGCGGGGAGTACCAGCAGCCCACGCCGAACTTCGTCAGCCAGTGGCTGGAGGCGCTGGAGCGCGACTACTCCCACCCCTCGATCGTGGGCTGGTGCGGGCTGAACGAGACCCACCAGCCGCTCACCGACCGCGGGCAGGTCCTCGACGACGCGACGCGGGCGATGTTCCTCGCCGCCAAGGCGATGGACACCTCCCGCCCGGTGCTGGACGCCTCCGGCTACTCCCACCGCGTCCTGGAGTCCGACGTGTGGGACTCGCACAACTACACCCAGGACCCGGCGGAGTTCGCGCGGGAGATGGCCGGGCTGGCCCAGGGGCGCCCGGACACCAACTTCGCGCACGGCACCACCACGGTCATCTCCCTGCCCTACCAGGGGCAGCCCTGGTTCTGCAGCGAGTTCGGCGGGATCTGGTGGCGCCCGGACACCGCCGCCAGCGACCCCGACGTCGACCGCGGGGCGGAGTCCTCGTGGGGCTACGGCGAGCCGCCGCGCAGCGAGGAGGAGTTCCACCACCGCTTCGAGGGCCTGACCGGGGTCCTGCTGGACGACCCGCTGATGTTCGGCTACTGCTACACCCAGCTCACCGACGTCTTCCAGGAGCAGAACGGGATCTACTCCTTCGACCGGTCGGTGAAGCTGGACGTGGAGCGGGTGCGCGCCGCCCAGCAGCGACCGGCGGCGATCGAGAGAACCTGA
- a CDS encoding extracellular solute-binding protein: MNSHPPTPRARGALSRRNLLRGGLAAGGLGAVAATSGCGSPLAAGLAGTQLNPGTVTFWNLFGGGDGARLQLMLDEYRRQQGSTESLQAATFAWGNPYYTKVSLATLGNKPPDVAVAHLTRASNLAAAGLLAPITDDVLALAGLASSDFNERAWEASKFEGQAYAIPLDTHPWVLFFNADVCQAAGLLGPDGELAPIEGLEAWEAALTAGKEASGGFGATTATVADDSNNWRFFNTVYSQREGNTPLIDDEGLSVTMNDELAVDTLATMRSWVEKGLMPATVDTPGAETLMFTGKSAFFMNGEWEVTTAQSIEGLNFGMTAFPTLFDRPAAHADSHAFVLPRMERDDAQLERAMGFVKSLLDQGMTWAEGGHIPTYLPTFESSEYQQLEPMSNYADAASYASYDPPAWYSGSGSNFETVTGATIGLVQQGLTKPADAVAGIRAALENYAKTANPL; this comes from the coding sequence GTGAACAGTCATCCCCCGACACCCCGCGCACGGGGTGCCCTCAGCCGGCGCAACCTGCTGCGCGGCGGCCTGGCCGCCGGCGGGCTCGGCGCCGTCGCCGCCACCTCCGGGTGCGGTTCGCCCCTGGCCGCGGGCCTGGCCGGCACCCAGCTGAACCCCGGGACGGTGACGTTCTGGAACCTCTTCGGCGGTGGTGACGGTGCGCGGCTGCAGCTGATGCTCGACGAGTACCGCCGGCAGCAGGGCAGCACCGAGTCCCTCCAGGCGGCCACCTTCGCGTGGGGCAACCCGTACTACACGAAGGTGTCCCTCGCCACGCTGGGCAACAAGCCGCCGGACGTGGCGGTCGCCCACCTCACCCGCGCCTCCAACCTCGCCGCGGCGGGCCTGCTGGCCCCGATCACCGACGACGTCCTGGCCCTGGCCGGGCTCGCCAGCAGCGACTTCAACGAGCGCGCGTGGGAGGCCTCGAAGTTCGAGGGCCAGGCCTACGCCATCCCCCTGGACACCCACCCGTGGGTGCTCTTCTTCAACGCCGACGTCTGCCAGGCCGCCGGGCTCCTGGGGCCCGACGGCGAGCTCGCGCCCATCGAGGGGCTCGAGGCGTGGGAGGCGGCGCTCACCGCGGGCAAGGAAGCCTCCGGCGGGTTCGGCGCCACGACGGCCACGGTGGCCGACGACTCCAACAACTGGCGGTTCTTCAACACCGTCTACAGCCAGCGCGAGGGGAACACCCCGCTCATCGACGACGAGGGCCTCTCGGTCACGATGAACGACGAGCTCGCCGTCGACACCCTGGCGACGATGCGCAGCTGGGTGGAGAAGGGCCTCATGCCCGCCACCGTGGACACCCCGGGCGCGGAGACGCTCATGTTCACGGGCAAGTCGGCGTTCTTCATGAACGGCGAGTGGGAGGTCACGACCGCCCAGAGCATCGAGGGCCTGAACTTCGGCATGACCGCCTTCCCGACCCTGTTCGACCGGCCCGCCGCGCACGCCGACTCCCACGCCTTCGTCCTGCCCCGCATGGAGCGCGACGACGCGCAGCTGGAGCGGGCGATGGGCTTCGTGAAGTCGCTGCTGGACCAGGGCATGACCTGGGCCGAGGGCGGGCACATCCCGACCTACCTGCCCACCTTCGAGAGCAGCGAGTACCAGCAGCTCGAACCGATGTCGAACTACGCCGACGCGGCCTCCTACGCCTCCTACGACCCGCCGGCCTGGTACTCCGGCTCGGGTTCGAACTTCGAGACCGTCACGGGCGCGACCATCGGCCTCGTCCAGCAGGGCCTCACCAAGCCCGCGGACGCCGTCGCCGGCATCCGCGCGGCGCTGGAGAACTACGCCAAGACGGCGAACCCGCTGTGA
- a CDS encoding carbohydrate ABC transporter permease translates to MSAQTVGAQPAVTNVPRGDEGQTGGRQRSAWLFIAPFGFFYVCFLLGPSLYMFVASFFDTSIVKNGLGNFIGLENYSALMQSRDFWSSMWHTLQFTIYTVPPLVILSFVFAVLANRMPRGSTFWRLAFFTPYILPSAAISLIWVFIFTADTGLWATVQKWLGSEAPTPVLGTPSLAMVGVAIATIWWTIGFNFILYLAGLQDIPRELYEAAAIDGATPWQQIRHLTIPLLSRTTTLVLLLQIIASLKIFDQVYLMTSGGPGTSTETALVFITKTGFTDFRIGAAAAASFLLFVVIVAIAVIRQLAERAQQKGA, encoded by the coding sequence ATGAGCGCACAAACCGTCGGCGCGCAGCCCGCCGTCACGAACGTCCCCCGCGGCGACGAGGGGCAGACCGGGGGCCGGCAGCGGTCCGCCTGGCTGTTCATCGCCCCGTTCGGCTTCTTCTACGTGTGCTTCCTGCTCGGCCCGTCGCTGTACATGTTCGTGGCGAGCTTCTTCGACACGTCCATCGTCAAGAACGGGCTGGGCAACTTCATCGGCCTGGAGAACTACAGCGCCCTGATGCAGTCGAGGGACTTCTGGTCCTCGATGTGGCACACGCTGCAGTTCACGATCTACACCGTGCCGCCGCTGGTGATCCTGTCCTTCGTGTTCGCGGTGCTGGCCAACCGGATGCCGCGCGGCTCGACGTTCTGGCGCCTCGCCTTCTTCACCCCCTACATCCTGCCCTCGGCGGCCATCTCGCTGATCTGGGTGTTCATCTTCACCGCGGACACCGGCCTGTGGGCCACCGTGCAGAAGTGGCTCGGTTCCGAGGCCCCGACCCCGGTGCTGGGCACCCCGAGCCTGGCCATGGTCGGCGTCGCCATCGCCACCATCTGGTGGACGATCGGCTTCAACTTCATCCTCTACCTGGCCGGTCTGCAGGACATCCCCCGCGAGCTCTACGAGGCGGCCGCCATCGACGGCGCGACGCCCTGGCAGCAGATCCGCCACCTCACGATCCCGCTGCTGAGCCGCACGACCACGCTGGTGCTGCTGCTGCAGATCATCGCCAGCCTGAAGATCTTCGACCAGGTCTACCTCATGACCAGCGGCGGCCCCGGGACGAGCACGGAGACCGCGCTGGTCTTCATCACCAAGACCGGGTTCACCGACTTCCGGATCGGCGCGGCCGCCGCGGCGTCGTTCCTGCTCTTCGTCGTCATCGTCGCCATCGCCGTGATCCGGCAGCTCGCCGAGCGCGCTCAGCAGAAGGGAGCCTGA
- a CDS encoding carbohydrate ABC transporter permease, with amino-acid sequence MATIDTSGSRRSGVSVAAPRARVAKPGANGGKTFNRITAVVLGIFAVIWLIPSLWAIKTSFTDNAVSALGTQAILKDVNPTLASYSALLGGGDLWNWYLASFITSTLSAALVVVFASMAAFAISRMRFRGRNVVFVLLLAGIMVPADVLIIPIFQLLNSVGLLNTYWAVIFPQVSSVIALFVFKQFFDGLPKELEEAARLDGATNWRIYRSVIMPLSRPVLSAMAIVTFVGVWNNLILPLYVLSNPDLMTIPVGLATVQGSFGQRFSDIQASTILGALPLVVLFLVFQRRIVEGVAGTGLKG; translated from the coding sequence ATGGCGACCATCGACACGTCCGGCAGCCGCCGGTCCGGCGTCTCCGTCGCCGCCCCCCGGGCCCGCGTCGCCAAGCCCGGCGCCAACGGCGGCAAGACCTTCAACCGGATCACCGCCGTCGTCCTCGGGATCTTCGCCGTCATCTGGCTCATCCCGAGCCTGTGGGCGATCAAGACCTCCTTCACCGACAACGCCGTCTCGGCGCTGGGCACCCAGGCGATCCTCAAGGACGTCAACCCGACGCTGGCGTCGTACTCCGCCCTGCTGGGCGGGGGCGACCTGTGGAACTGGTACCTGGCCAGCTTCATCACCTCGACGCTGTCCGCGGCGCTGGTCGTAGTCTTCGCCTCCATGGCGGCGTTCGCGATCTCCCGGATGCGCTTCCGCGGCCGCAACGTCGTCTTCGTCCTGCTGCTGGCCGGGATCATGGTCCCCGCCGACGTGCTGATCATCCCGATCTTCCAGCTGCTGAACTCCGTCGGGCTGCTCAACACCTACTGGGCGGTGATCTTCCCGCAGGTCTCCAGCGTCATCGCGCTGTTCGTCTTCAAGCAGTTCTTCGACGGCCTGCCCAAGGAGCTGGAGGAGGCCGCCCGCCTGGACGGCGCCACCAACTGGCGCATCTACCGCTCGGTCATCATGCCCCTGTCGCGCCCGGTCCTGTCGGCCATGGCGATCGTCACCTTCGTGGGCGTGTGGAACAACCTGATCCTGCCCCTGTACGTGCTGTCCAACCCCGACCTCATGACGATCCCCGTCGGCCTGGCCACCGTCCAGGGCTCCTTCGGCCAGCGGTTCTCCGACATCCAGGCCTCCACGATCCTCGGCGCCCTGCCGCTGGTCGTCCTGTTCCTCGTCTTCCAGCGCCGCATCGTCGAGGGCGTCGCCGGCACCGGTCTGAAGGGCTGA
- a CDS encoding alpha-N-arabinofuranosidase, with the protein MSTTAPTSGTLHGVVDLDVAGATISRHLYGHFAEHLGRCIYEGFWVGEDSPIQNTSGVRDDVVQALKDISIPNLRWPGGCFADEYHWENGVGPREDRPSMVNTHWGDVVEDNSFGTHEFMRLCELLGAEPYVSGNVGSGTVQEMSDWVEYLTRSGDAPMSRLRREHGRTEPWKVPFWGVGNEAWGCGGNMTAEQYAQLASQFSTYARNHDGNELYRIAAGPNRDDYHWTETLMKSISTLGGPVEERHHQRWQALSFHYYTHASDDWQHKGSATEFDAGEYHATMVNAWRIDEIVRGHSRVMDAYDPDATIGLVCDEWGTWWDVEPGTNPGFLFQQNTLRDALVAGLHFDVFHANARRLVMANIAQTVNVLQAMVLTDGARMVLTPTYHVFAMNAGHQDATSHPVHVVAGDARYEGEAGEYRTLTTSVSSREGSALVSVTNLDVERGGTVRLDLRGRDWTVAAATLLAAPSLQEHNTVENPTAVAPVPFDGARREGDTLVVELPAHSFATVQLTLG; encoded by the coding sequence GTGAGCACCACTGCACCGACCAGCGGGACCCTGCACGGCGTCGTGGACCTCGACGTCGCCGGCGCCACCATCAGCCGCCACCTCTACGGCCACTTCGCGGAGCACCTCGGCCGGTGCATCTACGAGGGGTTCTGGGTCGGGGAGGACTCCCCGATCCAGAACACCTCCGGCGTCCGCGACGACGTCGTGCAGGCCCTGAAGGACATCAGCATCCCCAACCTGCGTTGGCCCGGGGGCTGCTTCGCCGACGAGTACCACTGGGAGAACGGCGTCGGCCCCCGCGAGGACCGCCCCTCGATGGTCAACACCCACTGGGGCGACGTCGTCGAGGACAACTCCTTCGGCACCCACGAGTTCATGCGGCTGTGCGAGCTGCTGGGGGCGGAGCCCTACGTCTCGGGCAACGTCGGCTCGGGCACGGTCCAGGAGATGAGCGACTGGGTCGAGTACCTCACCCGCTCCGGCGACGCCCCCATGTCCCGGCTGCGCCGCGAGCACGGGCGCACCGAGCCGTGGAAGGTGCCGTTCTGGGGCGTCGGCAACGAGGCCTGGGGCTGCGGCGGCAACATGACCGCCGAGCAGTACGCCCAGCTCGCCTCCCAGTTCTCCACCTACGCCCGCAACCACGACGGCAACGAGCTGTACCGCATCGCCGCCGGCCCCAACCGCGACGACTACCACTGGACCGAGACGCTGATGAAGTCGATCAGCACCCTCGGCGGCCCCGTGGAGGAGCGCCACCACCAGCGCTGGCAGGCGCTGTCGTTCCACTACTACACCCACGCCAGCGACGACTGGCAGCACAAGGGCTCGGCGACGGAGTTCGACGCCGGCGAGTACCACGCCACGATGGTCAACGCCTGGCGCATCGACGAGATCGTCCGCGGCCACTCCCGGGTCATGGACGCCTACGACCCCGACGCGACCATCGGCCTCGTCTGCGACGAGTGGGGCACCTGGTGGGACGTCGAACCCGGCACCAACCCCGGGTTCCTCTTCCAGCAGAACACCCTGCGCGACGCGCTGGTGGCCGGTCTGCACTTCGACGTCTTCCACGCCAACGCCCGCCGGCTGGTGATGGCCAACATCGCCCAGACGGTCAACGTGCTGCAGGCGATGGTCCTCACCGACGGGGCGCGGATGGTCCTCACCCCGACGTACCACGTGTTCGCGATGAACGCCGGGCACCAGGACGCCACCAGCCACCCCGTGCACGTCGTCGCCGGCGACGCCCGCTACGAGGGCGAGGCGGGCGAGTACCGGACCCTGACGACGTCGGTGAGCTCCCGCGAGGGCAGCGCGCTGGTCTCGGTCACCAACCTCGACGTCGAGCGCGGCGGGACGGTGCGCCTGGACCTGCGCGGGCGGGACTGGACCGTGGCGGCGGCGACGCTGCTCGCGGCCCCCTCCCTGCAGGAGCACAACACCGTGGAGAACCCGACCGCGGTCGCGCCGGTCCCCTTCGACGGGGCCCGCCGCGAGGGCGACACCCTCGTCGTCGAGCTGCCCGCGCACTCCTTCGCCACGGTGCAGCTCACCCTCGGCTGA
- a CDS encoding LLM class flavin-dependent oxidoreductase: MVELSCVVLNDLHPTSFTATAREVEAAGLRTVFCYDHLSWRDFRDGPWFNAVPLLAAAAVATTRVRLGTLVASPNFRHPVTFAAEVMTLDQLSGGRVELGVGAGTSAEDAAVLGLAPLTPGQRQDRFEEWTTLLTTLLTQRVTDAAGERYRAVDARNVPGPVAGRVPLTVAAAGPRGLRFAARTGDTWVTYGSGQPGPGDSVEDAIARFLDPAARFDAVAGSAGVRRLALLGLDERGAFTDYPRFAAALAGAGYDEVCVHWPRADGRGAPAAVLGTVLTAHGLG; encoded by the coding sequence GTGGTCGAACTCTCCTGCGTGGTCCTCAACGACCTGCACCCGACGTCCTTCACCGCCACCGCCCGGGAGGTCGAGGCCGCGGGCCTGCGGACGGTGTTCTGCTACGACCACCTGTCGTGGCGCGACTTCCGCGACGGCCCCTGGTTCAACGCCGTGCCCCTGCTGGCGGCCGCCGCCGTCGCCACGACCCGCGTGCGGCTGGGGACCCTGGTGGCCTCGCCCAACTTCCGGCACCCGGTGACCTTCGCGGCCGAGGTGATGACCCTCGACCAGCTGAGCGGGGGGCGCGTGGAGCTCGGGGTCGGGGCGGGCACCTCGGCCGAGGACGCGGCGGTGCTCGGGCTGGCGCCGCTCACCCCCGGGCAGCGCCAGGACCGGTTCGAGGAGTGGACGACGCTGCTGACGACGCTGCTGACGCAGCGGGTCACCGACGCGGCGGGGGAGCGCTACCGCGCCGTCGACGCCCGCAACGTCCCCGGCCCGGTCGCGGGGCGGGTCCCGCTGACGGTGGCCGCGGCCGGTCCGCGGGGCCTGCGGTTCGCGGCGCGCACCGGCGACACCTGGGTCACCTACGGCTCCGGGCAGCCCGGTCCGGGGGACTCCGTGGAGGACGCGATCGCCCGGTTCCTGGACCCCGCGGCCCGCTTCGACGCCGTGGCGGGCTCGGCGGGGGTGCGGCGCCTGGCGCTGCTCGGCCTCGACGAGCGGGGGGCGTTCACCGACTACCCGCGCTTCGCGGCGGCGCTGGCCGGTGCGGGCTACGACGAGGTCTGCGTCCACTGGCCGCGCGCCGACGGGCGGGGCGCCCCGGCGGCGGTCCTGGGGACGGTGCTGACCGCGCACGGGCTGGGCTGA
- a CDS encoding DUF1992 domain-containing protein, whose translation MASGRKPPGTPFEDWVERQVREAQERGDFDHLPGAGAPLPGLDREFSAEQWAADKARREGYDVTAMLPPALALRREREVLLRDVAQLGREPAVREVVADFNDRVRELYRRPADGPLVVVALLDEEAVLEAWRAARPAPAAPAAVEPPARRRRWFRRRTR comes from the coding sequence GTGGCCAGTGGACGCAAACCGCCCGGCACCCCCTTCGAGGACTGGGTCGAGCGGCAGGTGCGCGAGGCGCAGGAGCGGGGCGACTTCGACCACCTGCCCGGCGCCGGGGCGCCGCTGCCCGGGCTGGACCGGGAGTTCTCCGCCGAGCAGTGGGCCGCGGACAAGGCCCGGCGCGAGGGCTACGACGTGACCGCCATGCTGCCGCCGGCGCTCGCGCTGCGCCGCGAGCGCGAGGTGCTGCTGCGCGACGTGGCGCAGCTCGGGCGCGAGCCCGCGGTCCGCGAGGTCGTGGCCGACTTCAACGACCGGGTCCGGGAGCTCTACCGGCGGCCCGCGGACGGGCCGCTGGTGGTGGTGGCCCTGCTCGACGAGGAGGCGGTCCTGGAGGCGTGGCGGGCGGCCCGCCCGGCTCCGGCGGCCCCCGCCGCGGTGGAGCCGCCGGCGCGGCGGCGCCGGTGGTTCCGTCGCCGCACCCGCTGA
- a CDS encoding VOC family protein, which yields MSSASTTTSRAAHGEHTTRGVPHGMTSLTPFLSVPRAAEAIAFYRDVFGARVVDVTEVGGIVVHADLDLGCGHLQLGEPNPEYHLVAAPAGEDDCYSLGFYCADADAVVARAEAAGAMVREPLTNFVSGDRFASLRDPFGVRWSVMTRVEDLSEEESARRVAERAARLGEGDAGS from the coding sequence ATGAGCAGCGCGAGCACCACCACGAGCAGGGCCGCCCACGGCGAGCACACCACCCGCGGCGTTCCGCACGGGATGACCAGCCTCACCCCCTTCCTGTCCGTCCCCCGCGCCGCGGAGGCGATCGCGTTCTACCGCGACGTCTTCGGAGCACGGGTCGTCGACGTCACCGAGGTGGGCGGGATCGTCGTCCACGCCGACCTCGACCTGGGGTGCGGGCACCTGCAGCTGGGCGAGCCGAACCCGGAGTACCACCTCGTCGCGGCCCCGGCCGGGGAGGACGACTGCTACTCGCTGGGGTTCTACTGCGCCGACGCCGACGCGGTGGTGGCCCGCGCCGAGGCGGCGGGGGCGATGGTCCGCGAACCCCTGACGAACTTCGTCTCCGGAGACCGGTTCGCGAGCCTCCGCGACCCGTTCGGGGTGCGGTGGTCGGTGATGACCCGGGTGGAGGACCTCTCCGAGGAGGAGAGCGCGCGCCGGGTCGCGGAGCGGGCCGCCCGCCTCGGCGAGGGCGACGCGGGGAGCTGA